The Urbifossiella limnaea nucleotide sequence ACCCCCGTCTCGCCCAGGCTCAAGACCGTGAGCCCCTTGCAGTCCTTGAAGTGCGCCACCCCCGCGTCCGTCGCCCGGGTGCCGAATAGGTCGAGGGCCGTGAGCCCTTTGCAGTCCTTGAAGTGCGCCAGCCCCGCGTCCGTCACTGGCGTGTTCAGGAGGCTGAGTTTCGTGAGCCCCTTGCAGTCCTTGAAGTGAGCCAAACCCGCGTCCGTGAGTTGCGCGTTGCCCCCCAGGCCGAGGTGTGTGAGCCCCTTGCAGTCCTTGAAGTAGGCCAGCCCCGCGGCCGTCACCGGCGAGTTCCCCAGGTCGATCCACGTCAGCCCCTTGCAGCCCTTGAAGTTCGCCAGCCCCGCGTCCGTCACCTTCGGGCCGCCCAGGTTGATCAGGGTCAGGGTGAATCGCTCTTTCGGCAGGTCGGCCGCGGCCAGGAAGTCGCGGTTGTGACCGTCGATCCACACGACGCCGCCGACCGACACGACGTACTCGGCGGCCGCGCGATCCGGGTCGCCGGCGGCGGCCGGCGCTTTGACGGTGGGGCCGACCTGCGCGAGCGTCTTGCCGGCCTTGTCCTTCACCGTCACGGTGGCGCCGTCGGGCACCTCGATCCAGGTCTCGGTCCCGTCCTTGTTGCGGATGACGATGACGACGCCGCCGAGCGCCAGCAGCACCATGCCGGCGAACCCGGCCGCGGCCCACAGCCACCGCCCGGCGGGCTTCCGCCCCACCGGCGCCGCCACGGGCACCGCGGCGGGTTCCAGCTCCGTCGCGGACGCGTCCAGGTCGGCGAACGGGTTGGCGTCGGGCACCGCCGTCACCTGGATCGGCACGTACACCACCTGCGACACCGCGGGCGCAGCCGCCGCAGAAGAAGTCCGCGCCGCGCCCATCGCCCGAATCCGCTTGACCACCTCGTCGGCCGACGCCGGCCGGGCTCCGACCGACTTGGCGAGCAACTGGTGGATCAACTCGGCGAGCGGTTCGGGCACGGCCGGGTTCAGGTCGCGCACCGGCGTCGGCTCCTGCGTCCCCAGGGCGATCAGCACCGCCATCGTGTTCGGCCCCTGGAACGGCAGCCGGCCGGTCACGAGTCGGTACAGCACGGCGCCGAGGCTGAACAGGTCGGTGCGGTGGTCCACCTTCTCGCCGCGGGCCTGCTCCGGGCTCATGTACGCCGGCGTGCCCACGATCGCGCCGCTCTTGGTCAGCTCGACCTCCGCGTCCACCGGGCGGGCGAGGCCGAAGTCGAGCACTTTGACCCGCCCGGCCGGCGCCTCCAGCCACAGGTTGCCGGGCTTCACGTCGCGGTGAACGAGCCCCTGCCGGTGCGCCGCGGCCAGCCCGGCGGCCGCCTCCGCGGCCATCTTCAGTACCTGGGCGGGGGTGGGGTTCCCCTTCTTCTTCAGGTACTCGTCGAGCGGGTACCCTTCGAGGTACTCCATGGCGATGTACGGCACGCCGTCGCGCTCGTCGGCCTCGTACACGGTGACGACGTTGTCGTGCTTCACCCGCGCGGCGGCGCGGGCCTCGCGGAGGAAGCGCTCCCGCGCGGCGGGGTCGGCGGCGAACTGCGGGAGCATCACCTTGAGCGCCAGCCGGCGGTCGAGGCGGGTGTCGATCGCGGCGTAGACGGCGCCCATGCCGCCCTTGCCGAGCTCCTTCACGACGCGGTACGGCCCGAGGGTGCCGACCTCGCCGGCGGCCGCGGGCGGGCCGAAGCCCGCGGCGGCGCCGGTCGTGGATGCGCCGACGGCGATGGTCTCGTCGACGGCGCTGGGCGCGGACGGGGCGCTGGTGGCGTCGGTGTGCAGCCGGGCGTGCGGGTTCATGGGAAAAGCGTAGCCGATGGGCGCGGGGGCCGCAACCGGTGTGCAAGCCGTTAGGCCGGGGCGCGAGCCCCGTCGGGGTTCTGACGCCCGCCGGGGCTCGCGTCCCGGCCTAACGGGCGGCCGGAATTCCCCCCGAGCGCCCGCCCGGCGGCGGGCAATACACTGGCGGACACCGAGCCCGGAGGCCGGCCCATGCCGACCGCTCCCGTTAGCCTGATGCCCGCGCTGCGGCGGGTGATCGCCGGCCGCGCCGCCGAGCGCGGCGACGACGACCTCCTCACCGCGTTCGTCGCCGACCGCGACCCCGAGGCGTTCGCCGCCCTCGTCCGCCGGCACGGGCCGATGGTCCTGGGCGTCTGCCGCCGCGTGGTGCGCGACTACGACGCCGCGGACGACGCCTTCCAGGCCGTCTTCCTGGTGCTGGCCCGCCGCGCCGCCGACGTGCGGCCGCGGAACCGGGTGGGGGCGTGGCTGTACGGCGTGGCCTACCGGACCGCCCTGAAGGCGCGGGCCGCCCGCGCCCGCCGCCGCACCCGGGAGAGTCAGGTGGACGCCATGCCCGAGCCGGCCGCGCCGCCGGCCGCCGACGGGTGGGACGAGTTGAAGCCGGTCCTGGACGAGGAGCTGGCCCGGCTGCCGGACCGGCTCCGCGTCCCGGTCGTGCTGTGCGACCTGGAGGGCCGCCCGCAGCGGGCCGTCGCCGGGCAGCTCGGCATCGCCCCCGCCACCCTCGCCGGCCGCCTCGCCGACGCGCGGAAGGCGCTGGCCGCGCGGCTCACCCGCCGCGGCGTCACGCTGTCGGCGACGGCGCTGGGTGCGCTCCTGGCCGAGAAGGCGAGTGCCGGGGTGGTGAACCCGCAGCTGGCCGCCGGGGTGGTGCGTGCGGCCGAGGCCGTCGCCGCCGGCGGGGCCGCCGCCGGGCTCGTGTCCGCGAACGCCCTCCAACTCTGCGACGGGGTGATGCGGATGATCTTCCTCACGAAACTCAAGGCCGCGGCCGCGACCGCGGCGGTGCTGCTGGCGGTCGCCGGCGCGGTCGGGCCGGGCTTGAAGCCCGCGACCGCCGGCGAGGCGCCGGCCGCGACCGCGACCGCGACCGCGACCGCGCTGCTGGCGGACGACGACGCGGCGTACCTGGACCAGGTGTGCCTGATGTTCCGCAACTCGAAGGCGACGGCCGTGGAGCACGGCTACTTCGCCGCGGACAAGGACGCCGACAAGCGGAAGAAGGTGGCCCGCTGGCTGATCGACGGCCCGACCGCCCCAGCGACCGCCGCGCGGACGGTCACGCTCGGCGCCGACGGGGCACAGCCGTTCTTCACCGACGCGTTCGACCGGGTGGTGGTGTGGGACGCGGACACGGCGAAGCCGGCCGGGGTGCAGGCCCACCCCGTGGTGCAGTGGGCCGACCTGGCCCGGTTCATCGACGTGCAGAAGGGCGCCCGCGAGGAGCGCCGCGTCGAGGTCGTCGTGCCGGGTGACAAGGACGCCAAGCCCGCGGCCCCGGGCGAGCCGGTGCGGGTGAAGGTGGTGGTGGCGACCGACGACGGGAAGGGCGGGGTGAAGTACACGGTGGAGGAGCGGCTGGCGGTGCCGTCGAAGGCGGCCGAGCCGAAGGCGACGACGGTGCAGGGCTACAAGGTGGAGGTGGTCACGCCGCCGGGCAAGGCCGGCCCCCCGCAGGCGCTCCTCCGGTGGGTCGGCGACGGCTCCAAGCCCGCCGGGCTACAGTCGCCGGACCAGACGGTCCGGCTGTGGGCGGCCCAGCCGCCGGGCAAGGGCGAGGAGAAGCGGTTCACGATGACATGGGCCACGTCGAAGGACGGGGCCGAGCCGGACGCGGCGTTCCTGCGGCGGGCGGTGACCGAGGCCCGCGGCACCCCGCCGACGGCGCTGGAGGAGCGATACTTCGCGGCCGACCCCGACCCGCGGAAGCGCGAGAAGTTGCTGGACGCGCTGCTGGCCGACCCGGCCGCGCTCCGCCGCGTCGGCGACGGGTGGAAGCGACGGATGCTCACGCCGCAGCCGCTGACGGCGCCGGCCACCCCGAAGGAGAAGGTGCTCGAGATCTACCGCGGCTCCGACCTGACGGTG carries:
- a CDS encoding sigma-70 family RNA polymerase sigma factor — protein: MPTAPVSLMPALRRVIAGRAAERGDDDLLTAFVADRDPEAFAALVRRHGPMVLGVCRRVVRDYDAADDAFQAVFLVLARRAADVRPRNRVGAWLYGVAYRTALKARAARARRRTRESQVDAMPEPAAPPAADGWDELKPVLDEELARLPDRLRVPVVLCDLEGRPQRAVAGQLGIAPATLAGRLADARKALAARLTRRGVTLSATALGALLAEKASAGVVNPQLAAGVVRAAEAVAAGGAAAGLVSANALQLCDGVMRMIFLTKLKAAAATAAVLLAVAGAVGPGLKPATAGEAPAATATATATALLADDDAAYLDQVCLMFRNSKATAVEHGYFAADKDADKRKKVARWLIDGPTAPATAARTVTLGADGAQPFFTDAFDRVVVWDADTAKPAGVQAHPVVQWADLARFIDVQKGAREERRVEVVVPGDKDAKPAAPGEPVRVKVVVATDDGKGGVKYTVEERLAVPSKAAEPKATTVQGYKVEVVTPPGKAGPPQALLRWVGDGSKPAGLQSPDQTVRLWAAQPPGKGEEKRFTMTWATSKDGAEPDAAFLRRAVTEARGTPPTALEERYFAADPDPRKREKLLDALLADPAALRRVGDGWKRRMLTPQPLTAPATPKEKVLEIYRGSDLTVQPKIEVVPYTPQGKLVVPYVAPSPVAPPKFEVVPLPKGDVQPFLYTQPKAVVRDLLLDEKGNVPQPRIEVRDLLVTPKADVVKPKVVTPPAPPAPPAPPKVGVPAPPKAALPKVAPPAPAAPAVRATSTRVVSDKWGRLVGELIAAGKTDEQMLESLSLAAAGRLPTEVERRLSLAVLPTAADRAAGWTAVARALAGPPTPPTPPAPPPLPRSPQ
- a CDS encoding protein kinase domain-containing protein — translated: MNPHARLHTDATSAPSAPSAVDETIAVGASTTGAAAGFGPPAAAGEVGTLGPYRVVKELGKGGMGAVYAAIDTRLDRRLALKVMLPQFAADPAARERFLREARAAARVKHDNVVTVYEADERDGVPYIAMEYLEGYPLDEYLKKKGNPTPAQVLKMAAEAAAGLAAAHRQGLVHRDVKPGNLWLEAPAGRVKVLDFGLARPVDAEVELTKSGAIVGTPAYMSPEQARGEKVDHRTDLFSLGAVLYRLVTGRLPFQGPNTMAVLIALGTQEPTPVRDLNPAVPEPLAELIHQLLAKSVGARPASADEVVKRIRAMGAARTSSAAAAPAVSQVVYVPIQVTAVPDANPFADLDASATELEPAAVPVAAPVGRKPAGRWLWAAAGFAGMVLLALGGVVIVIRNKDGTETWIEVPDGATVTVKDKAGKTLAQVGPTVKAPAAAGDPDRAAAEYVVSVGGVVWIDGHNRDFLAAADLPKERFTLTLINLGGPKVTDAGLANFKGCKGLTWIDLGNSPVTAAGLAYFKDCKGLTHLGLGGNAQLTDAGLAHFKDCKGLTKLSLLNTPVTDAGLAHFKDCKGLTALDLFGTRATDAGVAHFKDCKGLTVLSLGETGVTEQGLAVFKECKGLTALNLISTKVTDNGLAQFSDCKGLTVLRLDATKVTDAGLAHFKDCKGLTDLWLNGTGVTDAGLAHVKDCKGLQSLCLNGTGVTDAGLAHFKDCKGLTTLWLDATKVTDAGLAPFTDCKALQHLVVKGAKVTAAGLAAFHAAVPGCRIEHDGGVIEPRK